Proteins from a single region of Deltaproteobacteria bacterium:
- the mraY gene encoding phospho-N-acetylmuramoyl-pentapeptide-transferase, translating into MIYHLLYPLHTTYSSFNVFRYITFRTIYAAVTALIICFVIGPWLIRKLQSLQIGQPIREDGPDTHLAKKGTPTMGGILIIFAVVISTLLWANLTVDYVWLVILVIVGFGLIGFIDDYNKLTNQSSRGISGKIRLLGEIAIALFVSTILYIKPGFTSNVTLPFFKTVLPNLGWGYIFLSTFIIVGAANAVNLTDGLDGLAIGPAITCFMTYLLFAYFAGNIKIANYLQIPYVAGTGELAIICGATVGAGLGFLWYNAYPAQVFMGDVGSLSLGGALGTLAIITKQEILLAIVGGIFVIETFSVIFQVGWFKMSNGKRIFRMAPIHHHFELKGWAEPKVIVRFWIISILLALVAISTLKLR; encoded by the coding sequence GTGATCTACCATCTCTTATATCCGCTTCATACTACGTATTCCTCTTTTAATGTCTTTCGGTATATCACGTTCAGGACAATCTACGCTGCAGTTACCGCCCTCATAATCTGTTTTGTTATCGGCCCCTGGCTGATAAGAAAACTCCAATCCCTCCAAATCGGTCAGCCTATCAGGGAGGATGGCCCCGATACCCATCTTGCAAAGAAGGGAACTCCGACCATGGGCGGAATTCTGATCATATTTGCCGTTGTCATTTCTACCCTCCTCTGGGCGAACCTGACCGTTGATTATGTCTGGCTTGTCATACTGGTCATCGTCGGCTTTGGACTTATAGGATTTATAGATGACTATAACAAACTCACAAATCAAAGCAGTAGGGGAATTTCAGGAAAAATCAGGCTTCTCGGAGAAATCGCCATAGCCCTCTTTGTGAGCACCATTCTCTATATTAAGCCGGGGTTCACTTCCAATGTAACGCTCCCTTTTTTCAAAACGGTACTCCCCAATCTTGGATGGGGGTATATCTTCCTTTCCACATTTATCATCGTCGGCGCTGCCAATGCCGTAAACCTGACGGATGGTCTGGACGGCCTTGCCATCGGTCCGGCGATAACATGCTTCATGACCTATCTCCTGTTTGCCTATTTTGCCGGCAACATAAAAATCGCAAATTATTTGCAGATCCCCTACGTCGCGGGAACAGGAGAACTTGCCATAATCTGCGGCGCAACTGTGGGGGCAGGTCTTGGTTTTCTCTGGTACAACGCCTACCCCGCCCAGGTTTTTATGGGAGATGTGGGCTCTCTTTCATTAGGCGGCGCCCTCGGTACCTTAGCGATAATAACAAAGCAGGAAATTCTTCTTGCCATTGTTGGCGGAATATTTGTGATCGAGACCTTTTCTGTCATTTTTCAGGTGGGTTGGTTCAAGATGTCCAACGGCAAGCGCATCTTCAGAATGGCGCCGATCCACCATCACTTTGAGCTTAAGGGGTGGGCCGAACCAAAAGTCATTGTTCGTTTCTGGATAATCTCCATTCTTCTGGCCCTTGTGGCAATCAGCACCTTGAAATTGAGGTAA
- the rsmH gene encoding 16S rRNA (cytosine(1402)-N(4))-methyltransferase RsmH, with product MHSFHIPVMQREVIESLRCRSGGIYVDGTVGGGGHAFEILRETAPDGLLIGIDVDDDALHESEEHLKPFGNRKILVKGNFADINIILDNLNIKEVDGILLDLGVSSHQLKTADRGFSFSLDAALDMRMDQSRGICAYDIINTFPEKELEGIIKDYGEEIMAERIVRMISARRKVSPIKTTAELADIIVNALPSRFKSKKIHPATQTFQAIRIYTNNELLNLYDAINRGIDVLKKSGRYSIISFHSLEDRIVKNGFRSWEKGCICPPRFPICACHRKAKLQVLTRKPTQPEHTEIESNPKSRSAKLRTAERI from the coding sequence ATGCATTCCTTTCATATACCAGTCATGCAGAGAGAGGTTATTGAATCCCTCCGTTGCCGGTCAGGGGGAATCTACGTAGATGGAACCGTAGGAGGAGGAGGCCATGCCTTCGAGATTCTTCGAGAAACCGCTCCTGACGGCTTATTAATAGGCATCGATGTCGATGATGACGCACTCCATGAATCAGAAGAACACTTAAAGCCCTTTGGCAACAGGAAGATCCTTGTAAAGGGTAATTTTGCAGATATCAATATAATCTTAGACAATCTGAACATTAAGGAAGTTGATGGTATTCTCCTCGATTTAGGAGTTTCTTCTCATCAACTGAAAACGGCGGACAGGGGCTTCAGCTTTTCCTTGGATGCCGCCCTTGATATGCGGATGGATCAGAGTCGAGGGATCTGTGCTTACGATATTATCAATACGTTTCCGGAAAAAGAACTGGAGGGGATCATTAAAGATTACGGTGAGGAGATAATGGCGGAAAGGATTGTAAGGATGATCTCGGCTCGAAGAAAGGTATCTCCGATCAAAACAACGGCTGAATTAGCCGACATTATTGTTAATGCATTACCCTCGCGATTCAAGTCCAAAAAAATTCACCCTGCAACCCAAACATTCCAGGCTATCAGGATATACACCAATAATGAGCTTCTCAATCTCTATGATGCCATAAATCGTGGAATCGATGTACTCAAAAAGTCGGGGCGTTATTCTATTATATCGTTTCATTCCCTGGAAGATAGAATTGTGAAAAACGGCTTTCGCTCATGGGAAAAGGGATGCATTTGTCCCCCAAGGTTTCCCATATGCGCCTGTCACAGGAAAGCCAAGTTGCAGGTATTGACCAGAAAACCTACACAACCGGAGCATACTGAAATTGAATCGAATCCGAAGTCAAGAAGTGCCAAGCTAAGAACAGCAGAGAGGATTTGA
- a CDS encoding UDP-N-acetylmuramoyl-tripeptide--D-alanyl-D-alanine ligase, translated as MNTEQTFPVLHCNEIIDATGGTIISGTMGKVFHGVSTDSRQIRSGNLYIPLKGEKFDGHDFIADAIRDGAVGFLVQKDSKKRINQAFENATIIGVEDTLKALGDIARFWRKKSKATVIAITGSSGKTTTKEMVACIAGLKKKVLKAQGNFNNLIGLPLTILQINDQHEAVILEMGTNTRGEIGRLTRIAEPDIGLITNIGPAHLEGLKSVDTVREEKCDLFRNMEVSGVAIINIDDEKLLISDDEWRGRAVTFGFRKHADVSADNIKNNGFRGVSFTLKIETFQQEIIMSPVGNHNITNALAAAASSWALGIDFRTICQGLTAFQPISGRMEIYRLNTGVFIINDTYNANPASFREALKTLKDLKGDHSSIVVMGDMLELGDRAEEMHEGIGSLMADTEVGAIFLRGRLSPATAAGALKRNMPEDKIFFFETPDEIISHLSSYVKEGDWILVKGSRQTKMEETVQKIMEVFGLEGDLRNGIRGIVK; from the coding sequence TTGAATACAGAGCAAACATTTCCCGTCCTGCACTGCAATGAAATTATCGATGCCACGGGGGGAACGATAATCAGTGGAACAATGGGGAAGGTATTTCATGGCGTATCAACAGATTCGAGACAAATCCGATCGGGAAATCTTTATATACCTCTCAAAGGAGAAAAATTTGACGGTCATGATTTTATTGCCGACGCCATAAGAGATGGGGCTGTCGGCTTCCTCGTCCAGAAGGATTCGAAAAAAAGAATAAACCAGGCGTTTGAAAATGCAACCATCATCGGCGTTGAGGATACCCTGAAGGCCCTCGGGGATATAGCCCGTTTCTGGCGAAAGAAAAGCAAGGCTACCGTCATTGCCATCACAGGAAGTTCCGGGAAAACAACCACGAAGGAAATGGTGGCGTGTATTGCCGGGCTGAAAAAGAAAGTACTCAAGGCACAGGGGAATTTTAATAATCTCATCGGACTTCCTCTGACCATTCTCCAGATAAATGATCAACACGAAGCAGTAATCCTGGAGATGGGTACAAACACGCGGGGTGAGATAGGCAGGCTGACCCGTATTGCAGAACCTGACATCGGGCTCATTACTAATATTGGTCCGGCTCACCTGGAAGGACTCAAGTCCGTCGATACTGTGAGAGAAGAAAAATGTGACCTTTTTCGAAACATGGAGGTAAGCGGGGTTGCCATTATAAATATCGACGATGAGAAATTACTGATATCAGACGACGAGTGGCGGGGAAGAGCGGTAACCTTCGGGTTCAGGAAACATGCCGATGTCTCGGCAGATAACATCAAAAATAATGGATTCAGGGGGGTAAGTTTTACTCTTAAAATTGAAACGTTTCAACAAGAAATTATCATGTCACCTGTTGGGAATCACAATATCACAAATGCCCTTGCTGCCGCTGCATCTTCATGGGCCCTGGGTATTGACTTTCGGACGATCTGTCAGGGATTAACGGCATTTCAACCCATCTCCGGACGTATGGAGATATATCGATTGAACACCGGGGTATTCATTATTAATGATACATACAATGCCAACCCTGCATCGTTTCGGGAAGCCCTCAAGACCTTGAAAGATTTAAAGGGAGATCACAGCAGCATAGTAGTCATGGGAGATATGCTTGAGCTTGGCGACCGGGCGGAGGAAATGCATGAAGGTATCGGGAGTCTTATGGCAGACACTGAGGTAGGCGCCATTTTCCTCAGAGGAAGGCTCTCCCCGGCGACGGCAGCGGGGGCATTGAAAAGAAACATGCCGGAAGATAAGATATTTTTTTTTGAAACCCCTGATGAAATCATAAGCCATCTCTCATCTTATGTGAAGGAGGGTGACTGGATTCTCGTTAAAGGATCACGACAGACAAAAATGGAAGAAACCGTTCAGAAAATCATGGAAGTGTTTGGCCTTGAGGGTGACTTAAGGAATGGAATAAGAGGAATTGTAAAGTGA
- a CDS encoding penicillin-binding transpeptidase domain-containing protein, which produces MTGESKKWLKFRIVTLLVFFLVLFIALISRAFQIQVLSGKILKDLAERQHIKTLQVEPERGIIFDRNGEKLAASTMVSSVCADPSKITNPAEVAEKVAPILNIDKVSLVKKLSGSKNFCWLARKIPADQASRIEALNIDSVFLIKEPKRFYPNGELAGRLIGFVGLDYTGLEGLELKYDNYLKATPEKLTWARDARGSRLSPRIEKPLIQQEEGYNLILTIDSRIQHIVESNLTEAITAKGAKGGFVIVMDPKTGEILALADQPGFDPNKFSSYNVGKGKNKVITDSFDPGSTFKPFLAAAALEENVVKETDRFYCENGTYAVSDRVFHEANRKKYGHLTFHDILKYSSNIGCIKVSERLGKEKFYHYIRNFGFGSKTGIDLPGEVSGILRASQNWTRVDTSTVAFGQGVSVTAIQLITALSAIANDGVLMKPHIVRAVVDKKGQVIKKFAPTPVRQVISAKTAKRLTAILQDVVGESDGTGKKAQIENVAVAGKTGTSQKFDFSRRVYSSERVRTSFMGFFPAEDPQIAILVTLDEPQRDKWGGVAAAPVFKNIGEQILTCFKTNIRESPFPVEEDKTNTIKLKLVSAPQIISRHADMENDMDVPGIPDFRGMTMRDVLKTAKENGIEIIITGSGWAVHQEPKPGSPIHKNRSCAVSFSTGY; this is translated from the coding sequence ATGACCGGTGAATCAAAAAAGTGGTTGAAATTCAGAATTGTTACACTACTGGTATTTTTTCTGGTGCTTTTTATTGCCCTTATATCAAGAGCATTCCAGATTCAGGTACTTTCGGGGAAAATATTGAAAGACCTTGCAGAAAGGCAACACATAAAGACCCTGCAAGTTGAACCGGAAAGGGGTATTATATTTGATCGTAATGGTGAGAAACTTGCTGCAAGCACTATGGTAAGCTCTGTCTGCGCCGATCCATCAAAAATTACCAATCCCGCTGAAGTCGCCGAAAAAGTAGCTCCCATTCTTAACATCGATAAGGTCTCTCTTGTAAAAAAACTTTCAGGATCAAAAAACTTCTGTTGGTTAGCAAGGAAAATCCCTGCTGATCAGGCAAGCAGAATCGAAGCATTGAACATCGACAGTGTCTTTTTAATTAAGGAACCAAAACGCTTTTATCCCAACGGGGAACTGGCCGGCCGCCTCATTGGATTCGTGGGGTTAGACTATACCGGCCTTGAAGGACTGGAGTTAAAATATGACAACTATTTAAAAGCGACTCCGGAAAAGTTAACTTGGGCGCGCGATGCCAGAGGAAGTCGATTGTCTCCACGAATTGAAAAACCTCTCATTCAACAGGAAGAGGGATATAATCTCATTTTAACGATCGACAGCCGCATCCAGCATATCGTTGAATCAAATTTGACGGAAGCGATTACGGCAAAAGGCGCAAAAGGCGGTTTTGTCATTGTCATGGACCCAAAAACCGGTGAAATTCTGGCCCTTGCTGATCAACCAGGATTCGATCCAAACAAATTTTCCAGCTATAACGTCGGAAAGGGGAAAAACAAGGTTATTACTGATAGTTTCGATCCGGGTTCAACCTTTAAACCTTTTCTCGCAGCGGCAGCCCTCGAAGAGAATGTCGTCAAAGAAACCGACAGATTTTATTGCGAGAATGGAACATATGCCGTTTCAGACAGAGTATTCCATGAGGCAAACAGAAAAAAGTACGGTCATCTTACCTTTCATGATATTTTGAAATATTCAAGCAATATTGGATGTATAAAGGTCTCCGAGAGACTTGGAAAAGAAAAATTTTATCACTACATTAGGAATTTTGGATTTGGCTCAAAAACGGGAATCGATCTTCCCGGCGAGGTCAGTGGAATTCTGAGAGCATCACAAAACTGGACGAGAGTTGATACGTCGACTGTCGCCTTTGGTCAAGGTGTTTCCGTTACGGCTATTCAACTGATCACGGCTCTTTCCGCCATTGCTAATGACGGCGTACTGATGAAGCCCCACATAGTACGTGCCGTGGTGGATAAAAAAGGACAAGTCATAAAAAAATTCGCGCCCACACCTGTGAGACAGGTCATATCGGCGAAAACGGCAAAAAGACTCACTGCCATACTGCAAGACGTTGTAGGAGAGAGTGATGGAACTGGTAAAAAAGCGCAAATTGAAAACGTTGCCGTAGCAGGAAAAACAGGAACTTCTCAAAAATTCGATTTTTCCAGACGGGTTTATTCTTCTGAAAGAGTCCGAACCTCCTTTATGGGATTTTTCCCTGCCGAAGATCCACAGATTGCCATTCTTGTTACTCTCGATGAGCCACAGAGGGATAAGTGGGGTGGGGTTGCGGCGGCACCCGTTTTTAAAAACATTGGTGAACAGATATTGACATGCTTCAAAACTAATATTAGGGAGAGTCCTTTCCCTGTAGAAGAAGACAAAACGAACACTATTAAATTGAAGCTCGTATCGGCCCCCCAAATAATAAGCAGACACGCTGATATGGAAAACGACATGGATGTGCCGGGTATACCGGATTTCAGAGGAATGACCATGAGAGATGTCCTAAAAACGGCAAAAGAAAACGGCATTGAAATTATAATAACAGGGAGTGGTTGGGCGGTACACCAGGAACCGAAGCCCGGATCGCCAATACATAAAAATCGTTCCTGTGCTGTTTCTTTCAGCACTGGCTATTGA
- the murD gene encoding UDP-N-acetylmuramoyl-L-alanine--D-glutamate ligase yields MNLSGQRILVIGLGKTGIASARFLAGKGAVVLVTDEKPLSGLKDAFSELGNAYANCEFCKYDPDILARVDMIIPSPGVPPSNILLVEAVNKKIPILSEIELAYRFLNPPMIAITGTNGKTTTTTLIGKLLAKGGKKAFVGGNIGNPLIGYVEGKQDDDYAVVEVSSFQLQWIQYFHPFISILLNTTCDHVNYHGSFEAYRMTKERIFENQKNSDLAILNADEPRSSVLAKNMSSKVQFFSTSTNVTQGMYLDHNTLIHYTTGNDREEYPLDMIKIPGLHNIENVMASIMAARECGCSPGNIISAIADFKGISHRIEFTCEKNGVAFYDDSKGTNVGAVVRALETFSRPIILLLGGRDKEGDFETLSPLVREKVKELVLFGEARDRINDLIGGIVKTSKATTLKEAIEIAYHNSSPGDVVLLSPGCASFDEFSNYKERGRFFKDAVKNL; encoded by the coding sequence ATGAATCTTTCAGGACAAAGAATATTAGTAATCGGGCTGGGAAAGACAGGAATAGCCTCAGCCCGCTTTTTGGCAGGAAAAGGCGCCGTGGTCCTCGTGACCGACGAAAAGCCTTTATCAGGATTGAAGGATGCCTTTTCCGAGCTTGGCAATGCGTATGCGAATTGTGAATTCTGTAAGTATGACCCGGATATTCTGGCCCGAGTGGATATGATTATCCCCTCCCCTGGCGTTCCTCCTTCCAATATTCTGCTTGTAGAAGCTGTCAATAAGAAAATACCGATCCTAAGCGAGATTGAACTTGCCTATAGATTCTTAAACCCGCCCATGATTGCCATAACCGGCACCAATGGAAAGACGACAACAACCACCCTGATAGGGAAGCTCCTGGCAAAGGGAGGGAAAAAAGCTTTTGTCGGGGGCAACATTGGAAATCCCCTGATCGGTTATGTTGAAGGAAAGCAGGACGACGATTATGCTGTGGTTGAGGTGAGCAGTTTCCAGTTACAATGGATTCAATACTTCCATCCTTTTATATCCATTCTCCTTAACACCACCTGCGACCACGTCAATTATCACGGGTCATTTGAAGCATACCGTATGACGAAAGAAAGGATATTTGAGAATCAAAAAAACTCTGATCTCGCTATACTGAATGCCGACGAACCGAGGTCCTCTGTTCTGGCAAAAAATATGTCCTCGAAAGTCCAGTTTTTCAGCACTTCGACAAATGTGACACAGGGTATGTATCTGGACCACAATACCCTTATCCATTATACCACCGGCAACGACAGAGAAGAGTATCCTCTTGATATGATCAAGATACCCGGCCTTCACAATATAGAGAACGTTATGGCCTCTATAATGGCCGCAAGGGAATGCGGTTGTTCCCCCGGAAATATTATAAGCGCCATAGCAGATTTCAAAGGAATATCACACAGGATAGAGTTTACCTGTGAAAAAAATGGTGTGGCATTCTATGACGATTCCAAGGGAACCAATGTGGGCGCTGTGGTACGTGCACTGGAAACATTTTCCAGACCCATCATTTTGCTTCTGGGAGGCAGGGATAAGGAGGGGGATTTTGAGACCCTTTCTCCCCTTGTCAGGGAAAAGGTCAAAGAACTGGTTCTCTTTGGTGAAGCGAGGGACAGGATAAACGACCTGATTGGCGGAATTGTCAAAACTTCAAAGGCAACAACACTCAAAGAGGCAATTGAGATAGCGTACCATAATTCGTCGCCGGGGGACGTTGTCCTTCTTTCTCCAGGATGTGCAAGCTTTGATGAGTTTTCGAATTATAAAGAACGGGGAAGGTTTTTTAAAGATGCCGTCAAGAATCTTTAA
- the ftsW gene encoding putative lipid II flippase FtsW, which translates to MPSRIFKFFKLPQTEKRLDIILLLVTLILITIGTVMIYSSSSILAMKRFNDGQFFLKKQIFFVLLGLGIMVLMTKIPYDQLKKFAYPGILVSVVLLILLLIPHVGIRAGGATRWLKLGFFSFQVTEVVKVSVVLFLAHFLTKKSVHITDFKRAVLIPLLVILLIVGLIILEPDFGTAVIITVIMMLMFYLSGCRILHLAGIVALFAPAGIFLLLHKSYRLARLTTFLDPWKDPQRSGFQIIQSLLSFGSGGTFGVGIGDGMQKLFYLPEPHTDFILSIIAEESGFIGVVIVLFLFAVLIIKGFMISYKAPDLFSTLLSAGLTMVIALEAFINIAGVMGLIPLKGLALPFVSYGGTSLIMSLTAVGILLNISAYEK; encoded by the coding sequence ATGCCGTCAAGAATCTTTAAATTTTTCAAACTGCCACAGACAGAAAAAAGGCTGGATATTATCCTGCTCCTCGTGACGTTGATTCTGATCACCATAGGCACCGTAATGATTTACAGTTCAAGCTCCATCCTTGCCATGAAGCGTTTTAACGACGGACAGTTCTTTCTCAAAAAACAGATATTCTTCGTACTCCTCGGCCTGGGGATTATGGTACTGATGACGAAGATTCCTTACGACCAATTAAAAAAATTCGCCTATCCCGGCATTCTTGTGTCCGTGGTTCTTCTTATCCTTCTCCTGATACCCCATGTCGGAATCCGGGCTGGAGGCGCCACCAGGTGGCTTAAGCTGGGGTTTTTTTCGTTCCAGGTCACCGAAGTGGTCAAGGTCTCTGTGGTACTCTTTCTTGCGCATTTTTTAACAAAAAAAAGTGTTCACATAACTGATTTTAAGCGCGCTGTTCTGATCCCCCTGCTTGTAATATTGCTCATTGTCGGGCTGATTATTCTGGAGCCGGACTTTGGCACAGCGGTCATCATAACCGTCATCATGATGTTGATGTTCTATCTTTCAGGATGCAGAATATTGCACCTTGCAGGTATTGTGGCGTTATTCGCCCCCGCCGGTATCTTTTTGCTTCTTCACAAGAGCTATCGATTAGCAAGGTTGACGACGTTCCTTGATCCATGGAAGGATCCTCAGCGCTCAGGATTTCAAATCATTCAGTCTCTCCTTTCCTTTGGCTCCGGCGGTACTTTCGGCGTGGGAATAGGAGATGGAATGCAAAAACTTTTTTATCTTCCCGAGCCGCACACAGACTTTATTCTGTCGATTATCGCCGAAGAAAGTGGTTTTATCGGTGTGGTAATTGTCCTTTTCCTTTTTGCTGTTTTAATTATCAAAGGATTCATGATCTCCTATAAAGCCCCCGATCTTTTCAGCACTCTTCTTTCCGCAGGATTGACCATGGTTATTGCCCTCGAAGCATTTATCAATATTGCCGGTGTGATGGGCTTAATCCCCCTTAAGGGTCTGGCGCTTCCCTTTGTCAGTTATGGCGGTACATCATTGATCATGTCCCTGACAGCGGTGGGCATACTCCTGAATATCTCCGCCTATGAAAAATAA
- the ftsL gene encoding cell division protein FtsL, translated as MQSEEVIHGNVCTEEKVAAGLKYSPFIFVTLVLMAVALVYVWSHIRMTELEYMTAEEISIKERLLEEQRKLKVEIATLKSPQRLETIAKEKLQMTYPTRDQVIILNNDDFVKSEVPPPQGGASR; from the coding sequence ATGCAGTCGGAAGAAGTTATTCATGGGAATGTGTGTACTGAGGAGAAGGTAGCTGCCGGATTAAAATATTCGCCGTTTATATTTGTTACTCTTGTGCTTATGGCGGTTGCCCTTGTTTATGTATGGTCACATATCCGTATGACGGAACTCGAATACATGACTGCCGAAGAAATAAGCATAAAAGAAAGACTCCTCGAAGAACAGAGGAAGTTGAAAGTTGAAATTGCGACACTGAAATCGCCCCAACGCCTTGAGACAATCGCCAAAGAGAAACTGCAGATGACCTATCCTACGAGAGATCAGGTCATAATCCTCAATAATGATGATTTCGTAAAAAGTGAAGTTCCCCCTCCACAGGGCGGAGCTTCCCGCTAA
- a CDS encoding UDP-N-acetylmuramoyl-L-alanyl-D-glutamate--2,6-diaminopimelate ligase → MQIQEVIKDIDIVHVSGNLSGDVAAICYNSRNCERNNLFVAVCGLKSDGHDYIPEAIARGATFIVHEKDYISPPGITAVKVPDSRRALGILGKNFYNNPSAHLCLIGVTGTNGKTTITYLLESILKAAGFSTGVLGTVNYRFNETVLPAPNTTPESYEMQKILRNMADVGITHVIAEVASHAVDLRRVDDCSFDIGIFTNLTQDHLDYHRTMENYFQAKKRFFDEIIPAGKKYREYGMIVNVDDPWGQRLFNEVKTGLPSRTYGIENKCDVTVDQFALSLEGITAEVNTGQSHFTLSSPLIGKFNLYNILAAVTASLSIKISERHIRTGIENVRQVPGRLEKVSVAGEPAIFVDYAHTDDALRRVLQNLSTFKKRRVITVFGCGGDRDRGKRPLMGDAAATLSDLAILTSDNPRTEDPLSIIGEIETGISRNSVKKYLPEELEKNTNEKGYVVIPDRRKAIETAVALADISDIILIAGKGHENYQIIGNNRIPFDDRHVAREAMMNRQCGEKR, encoded by the coding sequence GTGCAAATACAGGAAGTTATCAAGGATATCGATATTGTGCATGTCTCTGGAAACCTTTCGGGAGACGTCGCGGCCATTTGCTACAATTCAAGAAACTGTGAAAGAAATAACCTGTTTGTGGCTGTCTGTGGACTTAAGTCTGACGGTCATGATTATATTCCGGAAGCAATTGCCAGGGGCGCTACGTTTATCGTTCACGAAAAAGATTACATCTCTCCGCCCGGAATAACAGCTGTAAAGGTTCCAGACAGCCGCAGGGCGCTAGGTATACTGGGAAAAAACTTTTATAATAACCCGTCTGCCCACCTGTGTCTCATCGGCGTGACGGGTACGAACGGAAAAACAACAATAACCTATCTATTGGAATCTATTCTTAAGGCGGCGGGGTTCAGCACCGGCGTATTAGGAACGGTTAACTACCGCTTCAATGAAACGGTACTGCCTGCTCCCAATACGACACCGGAATCCTACGAAATGCAGAAGATTCTCAGAAATATGGCAGATGTCGGCATCACTCATGTCATTGCGGAAGTCGCTTCTCATGCCGTTGATTTAAGAAGGGTTGATGATTGCTCCTTCGATATAGGAATATTTACCAACCTCACACAGGATCATTTAGATTACCACCGGACCATGGAAAATTACTTTCAGGCAAAGAAACGATTTTTCGATGAAATCATTCCTGCGGGAAAAAAATATCGGGAATACGGTATGATAGTAAATGTTGACGACCCATGGGGACAAAGGCTCTTCAACGAGGTCAAGACAGGACTCCCTTCCCGGACATACGGGATAGAGAACAAATGTGATGTGACCGTTGATCAGTTTGCCCTTTCCCTAGAGGGCATCACAGCTGAGGTCAATACAGGCCAATCCCATTTTACCCTATCCTCTCCTCTCATTGGAAAATTTAATTTATACAATATTTTAGCTGCCGTTACGGCGTCTCTTTCAATAAAAATATCCGAACGGCACATCCGAACCGGCATTGAGAATGTAAGACAAGTGCCCGGTCGTCTTGAAAAAGTCAGCGTCGCCGGTGAACCGGCCATTTTTGTGGACTATGCACATACCGATGACGCCCTGAGACGCGTGCTTCAAAATTTGTCCACGTTTAAGAAAAGGAGAGTCATTACCGTTTTTGGATGCGGCGGCGACAGGGATCGCGGGAAAAGGCCCCTCATGGGTGACGCAGCTGCAACATTGAGTGACCTGGCTATTCTGACTTCGGACAACCCGAGGACGGAAGACCCGCTCTCCATAATCGGGGAAATAGAAACAGGCATAAGCAGAAATTCAGTGAAAAAATATCTTCCTGAAGAGCTTGAAAAAAATACGAATGAAAAAGGTTATGTCGTGATTCCCGATCGGAGAAAAGCCATCGAAACAGCCGTTGCCCTTGCCGACATATCAGATATCATACTCATAGCCGGAAAGGGACACGAGAATTACCAGATCATTGGAAACAATCGGATTCCCTTCGACGACAGACATGTCGCCAGAGAGGCCATGATGAATAGACAGTGTGGAGAAAAACGTTGA